The bacterium genomic sequence AGGATTTGTTGCCCTACTGTCGTACTGTAATGTCCTTAAAGATTCAACAGAGATGATGCTCTTGGTGCTATGGGAACCGGAAATAGGGAGAGCTTTTTCCGATTTCAGAGCCTGCAGAGAGGGACACGGTTAGCATGTTTCACTGGAGTGACCGCTGACACGCTCGAGCGTATAGGAAGGAGGGCAGCGAATTGTTGGGGGCTGGCCCTACTGGGGAGTGGAGAGCTCCAAGTGGGGCAAACTTGTTAATTCCATAGTAAATACATATATATAGAGTCGCATGTGGCTACCAAAAGGCTGTGTCTGTGGTCTACTACCTGTTGGTTGCCAGAAGAGGGACGATTCAGTAAAAGACTAAGGATATGCCCGTCTTATTCAGAGGGGAGAAAAGCACGACTTGCCCCGAAGGGGGAGGTGGTTTTGCAACACCGTTTTTCTTGCTATTTTAAGGGAGTTGAGGCTCTCTAGGATACGGCGGAGTCACGGAGAACCTTTTGAGAAGCCGCGAAAGTCTGAAATTAGTGAGTTTATAAGTAAGTTGAGGTAGGTACACGTGAACGATTTCATGAATCAGATACAGAATTTCTCGGATCCTGGGCAGGTGATAACGGTAGCCAGTATTTCTACCTGCTTGGTACTGTCTTTTCTCTTGTCTCTCGTCGTGGCAAAGACGTACCAGATTACATACCGCGGTGCCTCTTTCTCGCCCTCGTTTATGGTCACCCTCGTCATGTGTTCGATGGTCATCGGTGCGGTTATGCTGATCATTGGTTCGAATATCGCAAGGGCGTTTAGCCTGGTTGGAGCTCTTTCAATTATTCGCTTTCGAAACGCTGTGAAAGACCCGCGCGATGTAGCGTACATCTTCTTGTCGATGGGTATTGGCATGGCGTGTGGAACAGGTTTCTATACCGTTGCGATTGTCTTAACCACTATTACCTGCGGTGCTTCTATTCTTCTAGCTCTTGTAGAGTTTGGCGAACACGGGCTTACGGAGCGATTGGTTCGGGTTCAAATACCACTCACGAATGATTTTGAAGGGATATTTGATGATACGCTGAAGTTGCACTCAGAACAGTTTAGTCTCGTTTCAGCCGAGACGACTCGTATGGGAACCGAGCTTGAGCTTACTTTCTCTATTAAAGTTCCAAAGAAGTTTAGTGCCGCGAAGCTTATTGAAGATCTCTCCGCACTTAATTCGAACTTACGAGTTCAGGTTGTCGGCTCAAATCATTTGATTGACCTCTAGTAAGGGGCTAATGAAAAGAAGCGTTTTGTAAAGTTTGTATGGCCAGATTTCGGCATGAGTTAAAGTATATTCTTCCTCTGAATCGGGCAGATGAGCTGTTCGAGGATGCATTGTCGTATTGTGATTATGATCCTCATGTAAACGCGACCCACTCCTATGAAATAGCGAGTATTTATTATGACACTGCTGATCTTCGGTTCTACTATGACCGGGAGGAGTCAGTAGGATATCGAAGAAAAATAAGACTTCGTTCTTATAATACTCAAGGGAAGTCCACAGCACTGTTTATTGAAATCAAGGAAAAGCACAAGCAGTTCGTAAACAAGAAGCGTGTTAATCTAAAGTCTCCCGAAATACTCGACCGATTTGAGTTCCACAATCAAATTCCACTCGGCGCGATTCTTGAAGAACTAGAAGATTCTGATGCGGCTCGAGAGTTATTATATCTTCAAGATCGTCTTGAGCTTTTTCCAGTGGTCAACATTCGATATCATCGCAGACCACTTATCCCGCGGTATGAAAATGATATGCGTATAACCCTTGATACGCGAATCACAGCCGGTGGTGAAAACTTAGCGATGTATAATGATGCCCAGGAGAAGTCTATTATTGCTCCTGACCTTGGAGTCTTCGAGGTCAAGACGAATCAAGCCGTGCCAATGTGGCTTCAGTCAATTTTATGTCGGTATTCCCTTCCCCAGACGAGGTACTCAAAATACTGTCTTGGGGTAGATGCTATTTTCGGAAGAGGGGGAAAACAGTGGCTTCTTTCATCGAATGATGACGTAGGTAGTGCGCGTTCTCCATCATCCGGTAATGGCGGGACTGCTGGTAATGGAGGGGGTTCATCCAGTGGTGAGACTTCAAATAGTGATGCTCCTAATGGAAGAGACCTCAGCTCAGAGAGTCTCGACAGCCACTTATTAGGGTAAAAAGCACTCATCAGATAAAGAAATGCAGTTGAGTATTGTTGAGCAATCTTCAGGAATACTCCAGTTTTCAGTAGTAATAATGGCCAGTTTTCAACTATAGCCTCCCGCTTGATGTTAAAACCATTTAAGATCAACGGTATGGCTCCCCTGAAACAACTTTCGCAGCTCTTTTATTGCCTGATTCTCATTGGTTTTAGCATTCCTGTGCAAGCGGAGAGCCTCCAACAGGTGTTTTTTCGTGTCGTGCATGAAGAGAGTATGCCAGAGCGCGCTAGCAGTGCACTTCAGGTCGCAGTAAGTGATTATCGTTTATCTAATGGGGCTCTCGTCTCGCTGGTAAGCGCGGTTCATATCGGTGACAAGGAGTATTATCAAAAACTGAATGAGCTTTTCAGGAGCTATGACATTGTTCTCTACGAGCTTGTTGGTCCTCCTGGTGCAACGCCAGTTCCTGGAGCGCAGCGAGGAGGATTGGTCAATGTATTACAGGAAGGATTTGCACGATTCCTATTTGCAAGCCTTCAGCTAGATGAGATCGACTATTCTCTCCCGAACTTTGTCCATGCAGATGTTTCTCTGGAGGACTTTCAACGAGAGGCAAAAAGTCGAGGAGAGAATTTATCAGTTCTTCTTGGGAAAGTGATGCTTAATCTTCTACTTGCCTCTACCGTTCAACAGATGGATAGCGTTACATTTTCGGCTCCAGAAGTCATAGCGCTCTACCTTGATGTCTCGGCAAGAAGATTATTTTTTGCCGAATCGTTGGTGCATTACACGAAGACATTCTCCTCTACTAGCCTTTCTCCGATAGAATACTACCTGCTTGATTTTCGAAATGCGCGTGTGCTCAGGGTGTTGAGGGATGTCTTGCGTTCCCAACCAAGGCCTGAGCGAATAGCAATTTTTTATGGCGCTGCTCACATGGCTGATATTGAACGGCGTCTTCTTCATGAATTCGGTGGCAGGCTCGTTGAGACCCGTTGGATTACTGCATGGCAGTTGTAGCAGGGCATCTCTGAGATTCTCTGATGCCTTCTCTGCGAGCTTTCGGGAGAGACAAGAGGAGTAGGGTCCGCTGCGTGAATTTTGCAATGCTCCCCTAAGATTCAAGCTCCCAAACCTTCACTAATGTACAGGAGGAAACGATATCCTTGGCTACTATTAAAAATGGTGGTTTGGCATGGCGACATTCGATGAGAAGTCTCTGAGGCGAGATGGGCTTTTCTTTGGAATATTTATGTTGCTCACATTACTTTTTTTAGGGCCCGTCTTCTACCTCCTCTTTCTCTCTATTCTTTAATGCGTAAGAATCCATCCCTAAGAGGTATCTTGAGCAATGGATGGCGCCATGACTTTAATCTTCTATGATTTTGAAACGACTGAATTAAGTAAGCTTGGACAGATTCTTAATTTTTCTTTTATCGTAACGGATGAGCAATTCTCTATTGTTGATGAATATAGTGATCTGATTCGGATTGAGCGGACAGTATTGCCGCATCCTGGTG encodes the following:
- a CDS encoding polyphosphate polymerase domain-containing protein, whose protein sequence is MARFRHELKYILPLNRADELFEDALSYCDYDPHVNATHSYEIASIYYDTADLRFYYDREESVGYRRKIRLRSYNTQGKSTALFIEIKEKHKQFVNKKRVNLKSPEILDRFEFHNQIPLGAILEELEDSDAARELLYLQDRLELFPVVNIRYHRRPLIPRYENDMRITLDTRITAGGENLAMYNDAQEKSIIAPDLGVFEVKTNQAVPMWLQSILCRYSLPQTRYSKYCLGVDAIFGRGGKQWLLSSNDDVGSARSPSSGNGGTAGNGGGSSSGETSNSDAPNGRDLSSESLDSHLLG
- a CDS encoding DUF4956 domain-containing protein, which produces MNQIQNFSDPGQVITVASISTCLVLSFLLSLVVAKTYQITYRGASFSPSFMVTLVMCSMVIGAVMLIIGSNIARAFSLVGALSIIRFRNAVKDPRDVAYIFLSMGIGMACGTGFYTVAIVLTTITCGASILLALVEFGEHGLTERLVRVQIPLTNDFEGIFDDTLKLHSEQFSLVSAETTRMGTELELTFSIKVPKKFSAAKLIEDLSALNSNLRVQVVGSNHLIDL